The DNA region ACCAATTGATGCTGCCACTTTTAGAACAGAAAATCAATTGAGTGAAAAACCAATTATTGCTTTACTTCCTGGCAGTAGAAAACAAGAAATCACTAAAATGCTTTCAATCATGCTAAGTGTTGTTGATGATTTCCCTGAATACCAATTTGTAATTGCTGGTGCCCCTAGTCAGGAATACGAGTTTTACAAAACCTTCATAACCAAAAAGAACATCAAATTCATTTCGAATAAAACCTATGATTTGTTGAAAACTGCACATGCAGCCTTGGTTACATCTGGAACAGCTACCTTAGAAACAGCACTTTTTAAGGTTCCAGAAGTTGTTTGTTATAAAGGAAGTTGGATTTCCTACCAAATCGCAAAACGTATTATCACCCTGAAATACATTTCATTAGTAAATTTAATAATGGACCAAGAAGTAGTAACTGAATTAATCCAAGATAATTGTAATACTAAAAACATCAAAAAGGAGTTAACTAAAATACTAAACCCTGAGTACCGAAAAAATCTTTTAACCCAATACGATACCTTGGAACAAAAATTAGGAGGAACAGGGGCTAGTGAAAAAACAGCTCAATTAATAATTTCTGATTTAAATGTTTAAAAAACTAGTAACCCCACTACTACTATTACTACTATTACCAGTGGTTTTCACCTCTTGTAAATCTACTTCGGCAAGCACATCTAAAAGCAACAATCGATTAGCCGAGCAAATTATCGAATCGGCATCCGATCATTTAGGTGCACCCTACAGAAGCTCTGGAACTACAAAATCTGGATTTGATTGTTCCGGTTTAGTGTATTCTACCTTTAGCCGCTTCGACATCAAACTCCCTAGAAGCTCATCAGAACAAGCCAGAGTGGGAATCGATTTAGGAAGAGACTTTTCTAAAGCTCAAAAAGGCGATCTAATATTTTTCAAGACCAACAATCGAAACCAAATTAATCATGTAGGCATTGTAATTGAAGTAAAAGACGACGAAATACAATTCATCCATTCTTCAACATCAAAAGGAGTGATAATCTCCTCGACCAAAGAAGCTTACTACAAAAAAAGCTTTGTAAAAATCAATAGAATTTTATTATAAAAAACTAAATAATTAAAGAAAATTAGTACTTTAGAATTATGAAAGTACTACATTTTCCATTGGCCAGAATTAGCATAGGTTTTCTACTAGGAATACTAGTGGCTTATTACTGGATTCCTAATCCTAAATATACTTTTGGACTACTACTCCTTTCTTTCATTGGTTTATCACTTTCTTTTTGGGCTTCAAAGAACACTTGGACTAGTAAATTCTGTTTTGGATTACTTTCCTATCTTATTTCCTTTTTGATAGGTATGACAAGCGTAATGGTTCAAACCGATACTTTCCGAAAGAACCATTACAGTCATTTTAACTCAAAAAACAATAAAGAAGTGCTAGTTAGTCTAGTCATCCAAGAAAAAATTAAAAACATTCAAAACTATGAACGCTATGTTGGCATCATTCAAACAATTAATAACCAAAAATATTTCGGAAAAATTCTGATAAATCTTCCTAAAAGGAAATACAATAAAGCAATTGAAGTGGGAACCATTATACAACTACGAACCCAACTTTTACCCAACAAAAAGCCTAAAAACCCGAATCAGTTTGACTACAGTAATTACCTAAAGAACAAACAAATATACGTCCAAATATTTGCTAATCCTGAATCTATTAAAATAGCTCAGCAAGCTAGAAAAGACATCTGGTATTACACAGCTAAACTGAATTCAAAAATTACTAAAAACCTAGAAACCAACCATTTTAACCCCGAAGCTTTAGCGATAGCAACTGCATTAATTTTAGGACAGCGTCAAGAAATTGCTCCTGAAATCATCCAAGATTATCAATATGCAGGGGCTGTTCATATCTTATCAGTCTCTGGTTTACATGTGGGTTTTATTTTTTTATTCTTAAATTTTATACTCCAAACCATTCCAAACACTAGGAAAGGCTCATTTTTAAAATTATGCCTCATTTTAACTAGCCTTTTTTCATTTGCCTTAATAGCTGGCCTATCTGCTTCAGTAGTGCGTTCTGTTACCATGTTTTCATTTGTAGCCATAGGTTTTCATCTAAAAAGAAACGTCAACATCTACCATACGCTAATTGTTTCTATACTTTTAATTTTACTTTTCCAACCGTACTTTCTTTTTGACGTAGGTTTTCAACTCAGTTATCTTGCTGTATTTTTTATCATTTGGTTCCAACCTATTTTACAATCGTATTGGCA from Flavobacterium nitratireducens includes:
- the lpxB gene encoding lipid-A-disaccharide synthase yields the protein MKYYIIAGEASGDLHGSNLMKALLKQDNKTEIRFWGGDLMQAVGGTLVKHYRDLAFMGFVEVVFNLKTILNNIKICKEDISQFQPDVIIFIDYPGFNMRIAQWAKELGIKTHYYISPQIWAWKESRIKAIKRDIDKMYVILPFEKNFYEDKHHYPVEFVGHPLIDAIQNQKPIDAATFRTENQLSEKPIIALLPGSRKQEITKMLSIMLSVVDDFPEYQFVIAGAPSQEYEFYKTFITKKNIKFISNKTYDLLKTAHAALVTSGTATLETALFKVPEVVCYKGSWISYQIAKRIITLKYISLVNLIMDQEVVTELIQDNCNTKNIKKELTKILNPEYRKNLLTQYDTLEQKLGGTGASEKTAQLIISDLNV
- a CDS encoding C40 family peptidase; the encoded protein is MFKKLVTPLLLLLLLPVVFTSCKSTSASTSKSNNRLAEQIIESASDHLGAPYRSSGTTKSGFDCSGLVYSTFSRFDIKLPRSSSEQARVGIDLGRDFSKAQKGDLIFFKTNNRNQINHVGIVIEVKDDEIQFIHSSTSKGVIISSTKEAYYKKSFVKINRILL
- a CDS encoding ComEC/Rec2 family competence protein yields the protein MKVLHFPLARISIGFLLGILVAYYWIPNPKYTFGLLLLSFIGLSLSFWASKNTWTSKFCFGLLSYLISFLIGMTSVMVQTDTFRKNHYSHFNSKNNKEVLVSLVIQEKIKNIQNYERYVGIIQTINNQKYFGKILINLPKRKYNKAIEVGTIIQLRTQLLPNKKPKNPNQFDYSNYLKNKQIYVQIFANPESIKIAQQARKDIWYYTAKLNSKITKNLETNHFNPEALAIATALILGQRQEIAPEIIQDYQYAGAVHILSVSGLHVGFIFLFLNFILQTIPNTRKGSFLKLCLILTSLFSFALIAGLSASVVRSVTMFSFVAIGFHLKRNVNIYHTLIVSILLILLFQPYFLFDVGFQLSYLAVFFIIWFQPILQSYWQPKNKFIKYCWDILTVSFAAQIGTLPLSLYYFHQFPGLFFITNLAVIPLLSVIMLLGVLIMVLAALNGLTIWLVKPFEWSIQILNQIIHFIASFEQFIIKDIPFNGLFLVFSYIVIITTILWFKKHHFNQLLCVLVSIISLQSAIILNNWRIAQQSEWIVFHLKKKTLLVQREGNEVYTYSNDSTITENKSLKSYLINHFSQIKKKESLSHTAYFNGKKILILDSFGIFPKNSKPDIVVLTQTPKVNLDRFLLTVKPKIIIADGSNYQSILKQWQKSCEKQKIPFHATAEKGFFQLN